In the Flagellimonas sp. HMM57 genome, one interval contains:
- the rpsS gene encoding 30S ribosomal protein S19 yields the protein MARSLKKGPYVHHSLEKKVQNNIDSGKKSVIKTWSRASMITPDFVGQTIAVHNGRQFVPVYVTENMVGHKLGEFSPTRSFRGHAGAKNKGKK from the coding sequence ATGGCACGTTCATTAAAAAAAGGACCTTACGTTCATCATAGTCTGGAAAAGAAAGTCCAGAACAATATAGATTCAGGTAAGAAATCAGTTATCAAAACATGGTCTAGAGCCTCAATGATAACTCCGGATTTCGTAGGACAAACCATAGCGGTGCATAACGGAAGACAATTTGTCCCTGTTTACGTCACAGAAAACATGGTGGGTCATAAGCTTGGAGAATTTTCACCTACACGATCTTTTAGGGGTCATGCAGGAGCTAAAAACAAAGGTAAAAAGTAA
- the rpsN gene encoding 30S ribosomal protein S14: MAKESMKAREVKRAKMVAKYAEKRKALKEAGDYEALQKLPKNASPVRMRNRCKLTGRPRGYMRTFGISRVTFREMANQGLIPGVKKASW, from the coding sequence ATGGCTAAAGAATCAATGAAGGCCCGTGAGGTAAAAAGGGCTAAAATGGTTGCGAAGTATGCGGAAAAGAGAAAAGCTTTAAAAGAAGCTGGAGATTATGAAGCTTTGCAAAAACTTCCTAAAAATGCATCTCCGGTACGTATGCGCAATCGTTGCAAATTGACCGGTAGACCAAGAGGATATATGAGAACATTTGGTATATCTAGGGTGACTTTTAGGGAAATGGCCAATCAAGGCTTGATTCCAGGAGTTAAAAAAGCAAGTTGGTAA
- the rpmC gene encoding 50S ribosomal protein L29 — protein sequence MKQSEIKELSIEELKERLSEFKKQHADLKMAHSVTPLENPLQIRKTRRTVARLATEITKRELQ from the coding sequence ATGAAACAGTCAGAGATAAAAGAACTTTCAATTGAAGAGCTAAAGGAAAGATTGTCCGAGTTCAAGAAGCAACATGCTGATTTGAAGATGGCACACTCAGTAACTCCTCTGGAAAACCCTTTACAGATAAGAAAAACTAGAAGGACGGTAGCAAGACTTGCAACAGAAATAACTAAAAGGGAATTACAATAA
- the rplV gene encoding 50S ribosomal protein L22 produces MGVRKRQMAERLKEEKKQLAIAKLNNCPTSPRKMRLVADLVRGKQVEMALAILRFNPKEASRKLEKLLLSAIANWEAKNEEASIEDADLIIKEIRVDGGTMLKRLRPAPQGRAHRIRKRSNHVTMILEANNNVQS; encoded by the coding sequence ATGGGAGTTCGTAAAAGACAAATGGCCGAAAGGTTGAAGGAAGAAAAAAAGCAGCTTGCTATTGCAAAGTTGAACAATTGCCCAACCTCGCCAAGAAAAATGCGTTTGGTCGCTGACTTGGTAAGGGGAAAACAGGTGGAGATGGCACTTGCAATTTTAAGGTTCAATCCTAAAGAGGCTTCAAGAAAGTTGGAGAAATTGTTGCTTTCTGCAATTGCCAACTGGGAAGCAAAAAATGAGGAAGCAAGTATTGAAGATGCTGACCTTATCATTAAAGAAATTCGTGTGGACGGAGGAACTATGTTGAAAAGACTGCGTCCTGCCCCACAAGGAAGAGCGCATAGAATAAGAAAACGTTCCAACCATGTTACCATGATCTTGGAAGCTAATAACAACGTTCAAAGCTAG
- the rplC gene encoding 50S ribosomal protein L3 translates to MSGLIGRKIGMTSIFDENGKNIPCTVLEAGPCVVTQVRTEEVDGYSALQLGFDDKAEKRANKAEIGHVKKAGASPKKKVIEFRDFEGEYKLGDTVGVDLFVEGEFVDVIGTSKGKGFQGVVKRHGFGGVGQATHGQHNRLRAPGSIGAASYPARVFKGMKMAGRMGGERVTVQNLRVLKVVAEKNLIVVKGCVPGHKNAYVTIEK, encoded by the coding sequence ATGTCTGGGTTAATAGGAAGAAAAATCGGTATGACCAGCATCTTCGACGAGAATGGAAAGAACATTCCATGTACCGTTCTTGAGGCTGGACCATGCGTGGTTACCCAAGTCAGAACCGAAGAGGTTGACGGGTACAGTGCCCTTCAGCTTGGTTTCGATGACAAGGCAGAAAAACGTGCAAACAAGGCTGAAATAGGCCATGTTAAAAAAGCAGGTGCTTCTCCAAAAAAGAAGGTCATTGAATTCCGAGATTTTGAAGGTGAATACAAATTGGGTGACACTGTAGGTGTTGACCTTTTTGTGGAAGGTGAATTTGTTGATGTTATTGGTACATCAAAAGGAAAAGGTTTTCAGGGTGTTGTTAAAAGACATGGCTTCGGTGGTGTTGGACAAGCGACCCATGGTCAACACAACAGGTTAAGGGCTCCCGGTTCTATTGGTGCGGCTTCTTATCCAGCTCGTGTATTCAAGGGAATGAAAATGGCCGGTAGAATGGGTGGAGAAAGAGTAACGGTTCAAAACTTAAGAGTGTTGAAAGTGGTTGCTGAAAAAAATCTTATCGTAGTTAAAGGTTGTGTTCCAGGTCATAAAAACGCTTACGTAACAATTGAGAAGTAA
- the fusA gene encoding elongation factor G: MARDLKFTRNIGIAAHIDAGKTTTTERILFYTGVSHKIGEVHDGAATMDWMEQEQERGITITSAATTCTWQFPTENGKPTADAKGYHFNIIDTPGHVDFTVEVNRSLRVLDGLVFLFSAVDGVEPQSETNWRLADNYKVPRIGFVNKMDRQGSNFLMVCNQVKTMLGSNAVPIVLPIGEEADFKGIVDLAKNRAIVWHDENFGSTFDVIDIPEEMQAEVKEYRAALIEAVAEYDEELMEKFFEDEDSITEEEVHAALRAAVMDRAIIPMVCGSSFKNKGVQFLLDAVCRYLPSPVDKDDIVGTDPNTGNEITRKPDPKEPFSALAFKIATDPFVGRLAFFRAYSGRLDAGSYILNNRSGKKERISRIYQMHSNKQNAIEYIEAGDIGAAVGFKDIKTGDTMSAEKHPIVLESMDFPDPVIGIAVEPKTKADVDKLGMSLAKLAEEDPTFQVKTDEASGQTIISGMGELHLDIIVDRLRREFKVEVNQGQPQVEYKEAITQSADHREVYKKQSGGRGKFADIVFTMEPAGDEVVGLEFVNVIKGGNIPKEYIPSVEKGFKEAMKNGPLAGFEMDSMKVTLKDGSFHPVDSDSLSFELAAKMGYKAAAKAARSVLMEPIMKIEVLTPEENMGDIVGDLNRRRGTISDMSDRAGSKVVKGEVPLSEMFGYVTSLRTLSSGRATSTMEFSHYAETPSNISEEVIKTVKGVTA, encoded by the coding sequence ATGGCAAGAGATTTAAAATTTACAAGGAATATTGGTATTGCAGCTCATATTGATGCTGGAAAAACCACTACTACAGAGCGTATTCTTTTTTATACTGGTGTAAGTCATAAAATAGGTGAGGTACATGATGGTGCCGCTACCATGGACTGGATGGAGCAAGAACAAGAGCGTGGTATTACCATTACCTCTGCTGCTACAACCTGTACATGGCAATTCCCAACTGAGAATGGGAAGCCTACTGCCGATGCAAAAGGATACCACTTTAATATAATAGATACTCCCGGACACGTTGACTTTACCGTTGAGGTAAACCGTTCATTGCGTGTTTTGGATGGATTGGTCTTCTTGTTCAGTGCGGTTGATGGTGTTGAGCCTCAATCTGAAACGAACTGGAGATTGGCCGATAACTACAAAGTGCCACGTATTGGCTTCGTAAATAAAATGGATCGTCAAGGATCTAATTTCCTGATGGTTTGTAACCAGGTTAAAACAATGTTAGGCTCTAATGCAGTTCCTATCGTCTTGCCTATTGGTGAAGAAGCAGATTTCAAGGGAATCGTCGATTTGGCAAAAAATAGAGCTATTGTATGGCATGATGAGAACTTTGGTTCCACATTTGACGTCATCGATATCCCTGAGGAAATGCAGGCGGAGGTTAAGGAGTACAGAGCTGCCTTGATTGAAGCGGTTGCTGAATATGATGAGGAGTTGATGGAAAAATTCTTCGAGGACGAAGATTCCATCACTGAAGAAGAGGTGCATGCTGCATTAAGGGCTGCTGTTATGGATAGAGCTATCATTCCTATGGTTTGTGGTTCGTCGTTCAAAAACAAAGGAGTTCAATTCTTGTTGGATGCCGTTTGTCGTTACTTGCCATCTCCTGTAGATAAGGATGATATTGTAGGTACCGATCCAAATACTGGAAACGAGATTACAAGAAAACCAGATCCTAAAGAGCCATTCTCCGCTTTGGCGTTTAAGATTGCTACGGATCCTTTTGTTGGTCGTTTGGCATTCTTTAGAGCATATTCTGGCCGTTTGGATGCAGGTTCATACATCTTGAATAATCGTTCTGGTAAAAAAGAACGGATTTCCCGTATCTACCAAATGCATTCAAACAAGCAAAATGCTATTGAATATATAGAAGCAGGTGATATTGGTGCTGCTGTTGGATTTAAAGATATCAAGACTGGTGATACCATGTCTGCGGAGAAACATCCAATTGTATTGGAAAGTATGGATTTCCCTGATCCGGTAATCGGTATTGCAGTGGAACCTAAAACCAAAGCTGATGTAGATAAATTGGGTATGTCTTTGGCTAAATTGGCTGAAGAAGATCCAACGTTCCAAGTGAAAACGGATGAAGCATCAGGGCAGACTATTATATCTGGTATGGGTGAGCTTCACTTGGATATTATCGTTGACCGTTTACGTCGCGAATTTAAGGTTGAGGTTAATCAAGGTCAGCCTCAAGTGGAATACAAAGAAGCGATTACGCAATCTGCAGATCATAGAGAAGTTTACAAGAAACAGTCTGGTGGTCGTGGTAAGTTTGCGGATATTGTCTTTACTATGGAGCCAGCTGGTGATGAAGTAGTGGGATTGGAATTTGTGAACGTTATTAAAGGGGGTAATATTCCTAAAGAATATATTCCATCAGTAGAAAAAGGATTTAAAGAAGCCATGAAGAATGGTCCTTTAGCTGGATTCGAAATGGATAGTATGAAGGTTACCTTAAAGGATGGTTCTTTCCACCCTGTAGATTCAGATTCACTATCTTTTGAATTGGCAGCTAAAATGGGATACAAAGCGGCTGCAAAAGCTGCAAGATCTGTATTGATGGAGCCTATTATGAAGATTGAGGTGTTGACGCCTGAAGAAAACATGGGTGATATTGTTGGGGATCTTAACAGGCGTAGAGGAACTATTAGCGACATGAGCGATAGGGCTGGTTCAAAGGTGGTTAAAGGTGAAGTCCCTTTATCGGAAATGTTTGGTTATGTAACATCATTGAGAACATTGTCTTCTGGTAGGGCCACTTCAACTATGGAATTTTCCCACTACGCAGAAACCCCAAGTAATATTTCAGAAGAAGTTATCAAAACGGTTAAAGGAGTAACCGCTTAA
- the rplP gene encoding 50S ribosomal protein L16, with protein MLQPKRTKFRKAQKGRMKGNSQRGHQLSNGMFGIKSLDSHFITSRQIEAARIAATRYMKRQGQLWIKIFPDKPITKKPLEVRMGKGKGAPEYWVAVVKPGRIMFEVAGVPMDIAKEALRLAAQKLPVKTKFIVARDYSA; from the coding sequence ATGTTACAGCCAAAAAGAACAAAATTTCGTAAAGCCCAGAAGGGACGTATGAAAGGGAATTCCCAAAGAGGACACCAACTTTCCAATGGAATGTTCGGTATCAAGTCCTTGGATTCACATTTCATTACTTCCCGTCAAATAGAGGCTGCACGTATCGCTGCGACAAGGTATATGAAAAGGCAGGGTCAGCTATGGATTAAAATATTTCCGGATAAGCCTATCACAAAAAAGCCTTTGGAAGTACGTATGGGTAAAGGTAAAGGTGCTCCTGAGTATTGGGTAGCTGTGGTTAAACCGGGAAGAATCATGTTCGAGGTTGCCGGTGTTCCTATGGATATCGCAAAGGAAGCATTAAGACTAGCGGCTCAAAAGCTTCCAGTTAAAACTAAGTTTATCGTAGCAAGGGATTATTCCGCTTAA
- the rplN gene encoding 50S ribosomal protein L14, whose product MLQQESRLKVADNTGAKEVLTIRVLGGTKRRYASLGDKIVVTIKEASPNGTVKKGSVSTAVVVRTKKEVRRPDGSYIRFDDNACVLLNPTGEMRGTRVFGPVARELRDKQFMKIVSLAPEVL is encoded by the coding sequence ATGTTACAGCAAGAATCAAGATTAAAGGTTGCGGATAATACAGGTGCAAAAGAAGTTTTGACCATTCGTGTACTCGGGGGAACAAAAAGAAGATATGCTTCATTGGGTGATAAAATTGTTGTCACTATTAAGGAGGCTTCTCCAAACGGAACAGTTAAAAAAGGTTCTGTTTCTACGGCTGTTGTAGTTCGTACGAAAAAAGAAGTAAGAAGACCTGATGGCTCTTATATTCGTTTTGACGATAATGCATGCGTACTATTGAATCCTACAGGTGAAATGAGGGGAACCAGGGTTTTTGGACCTGTTGCCCGTGAGCTTAGGGACAAGCAGTTTATGAAGATAGTTTCATTAGCCCCAGAGGTACTTTAA
- the rpsC gene encoding 30S ribosomal protein S3 produces the protein MGQKTNPIGNRLGIIRGWESNWYGGNDYGDKLAEDDKIRKYIHARLAKASVSRVIIERTLKLITITITTARPGIIIGKGGQEVDKLKEELKKITNKEVQINIHEIKRPELDANLVAASVARQIESRISYRRAIKMAIAAAIRMNAEGIKIQISGRLNGAEMARSESYKEGRIPLSTFRADVDYALHEAHTTYGRLGIKVWIMKGEVYGKRELSPLVGLSKGQGKGDKRDGKKPQRRRK, from the coding sequence ATGGGACAAAAGACCAATCCGATAGGAAATCGCTTAGGAATCATCAGAGGATGGGAATCTAACTGGTACGGCGGTAACGATTACGGCGATAAGCTGGCTGAGGATGATAAAATAAGAAAATATATCCACGCGCGTTTGGCAAAGGCCAGTGTGTCTAGGGTAATTATTGAGAGAACCTTAAAATTGATTACCATCACCATTACTACGGCTAGACCTGGTATTATTATTGGTAAAGGGGGACAAGAGGTTGATAAACTTAAGGAAGAGCTTAAGAAAATCACCAACAAAGAGGTTCAAATCAATATTCATGAAATAAAGAGACCTGAACTTGACGCCAATTTGGTTGCTGCAAGTGTTGCAAGACAAATTGAAAGCAGAATTTCATACAGAAGAGCTATTAAGATGGCCATTGCAGCTGCAATACGTATGAACGCTGAGGGAATCAAAATTCAGATTTCTGGACGTTTGAACGGGGCTGAAATGGCACGTTCCGAATCTTATAAGGAAGGAAGGATTCCATTGTCAACTTTCCGTGCAGATGTGGATTATGCTTTGCATGAAGCGCATACCACTTATGGAAGATTGGGAATCAAAGTTTGGATCATGAAGGGCGAAGTCTATGGTAAAAGAGAGCTTTCCCCATTAGTAGGATTGTCCAAAGGTCAAGGAAAAGGCGACAAGCGTGATGGTAAGAAACCACAACGTCGTAGAAAGTAA
- the rplR gene encoding 50S ribosomal protein L18 encodes MGLSKTERKLRIRRRIRKVSAGTEARPRLSVFRSNKEIYAQLINDENGVTLAAASSRDKGVETKGTKIEVAAQVGKVIAEKAQKLGIEAVAFDRGGNLYHGRVKSLAEGAREAGLKF; translated from the coding sequence ATGGGATTATCTAAAACGGAAAGAAAATTACGAATCAGAAGAAGAATACGAAAAGTTTCTGCTGGTACTGAAGCAAGACCAAGATTGTCTGTTTTCAGAAGTAATAAAGAGATATATGCTCAATTGATCAATGACGAGAATGGGGTTACATTGGCCGCAGCATCATCACGGGACAAGGGAGTTGAAACAAAAGGAACAAAAATTGAAGTTGCTGCCCAAGTGGGTAAAGTAATTGCGGAAAAAGCTCAAAAGCTAGGAATTGAAGCTGTTGCTTTTGATAGAGGTGGAAACCTTTACCACGGTAGAGTAAAATCATTGGCTGAAGGAGCAAGGGAAGCCGGACTTAAATTCTAA
- the rpsJ gene encoding 30S ribosomal protein S10: MSQKIRIKLKSYDHNLVDKSAEKIVKTVKTTGAVVTGPIPLPTHKKIFTVLRSPHVNKKSREQFQLSSYKRLLDIYSSSSKTIDALMKLELPSGVEVEIKV; this comes from the coding sequence ATGAGTCAAAAAATTAGAATAAAACTTAAATCTTACGATCACAATTTGGTGGATAAATCTGCCGAGAAGATTGTAAAGACTGTTAAGACGACAGGTGCTGTGGTTACTGGTCCAATTCCGTTGCCAACGCATAAAAAGATATTTACGGTTTTGCGTTCACCTCACGTGAACAAGAAATCAAGAGAGCAATTCCAATTGAGTTCTTATAAGAGATTATTGGATATTTATAGCTCTTCTTCAAAAACTATCGATGCTTTAATGAAATTAGAGCTTCCAAGTGGTGTTGAAGTCGAAATAAAAGTGTAA
- the rplE gene encoding 50S ribosomal protein L5 — protein sequence MSYIPRLKSEYKERVIKALSEEFGYKNVMQVPKLEKIVVSRGVGAAVSDKKLIDHAVDELTNITGQKAVATISKKDVASFKLRKGMPIGAKVTLRGERMYEFLDRLITSALPRVRDFQGIKATGFDGRGNYNLGVTEQIIFPEINIDKINRINGMDITFVTSADTDKEAKSLLTQLGLPFKKN from the coding sequence ATGAGTTACATTCCAAGATTAAAATCAGAATATAAAGAGCGTGTTATTAAAGCGCTATCGGAAGAATTCGGTTACAAAAACGTAATGCAAGTTCCTAAATTGGAAAAGATTGTGGTTAGCCGAGGCGTTGGTGCTGCAGTTTCTGACAAAAAGCTTATTGACCATGCAGTGGATGAGTTGACCAATATCACCGGACAAAAAGCAGTTGCTACCATATCTAAAAAGGATGTCGCTAGCTTCAAGCTGAGAAAAGGTATGCCTATAGGTGCCAAGGTTACTCTGAGAGGTGAGCGCATGTATGAATTTTTAGATAGATTGATTACTTCGGCATTGCCTAGGGTACGAGATTTTCAAGGTATAAAAGCCACTGGTTTTGATGGTAGGGGCAATTACAATCTTGGAGTTACCGAACAAATTATCTTTCCAGAGATAAATATTGACAAAATCAACAGAATTAACGGAATGGATATCACATTTGTTACTTCTGCCGATACAGATAAAGAAGCAAAATCATTATTAACCCAATTGGGACTACCCTTTAAAAAGAACTAA
- the rpsH gene encoding 30S ribosomal protein S8 translates to MLTDPISDYLTRIRNASSAGHRVVDIPASNLKRQITKILFDQGYILSYKFEDNKVQGNIKIALKYDKFTKEPVIKKLQRVSKPGLRKYAGSDELPRVLNGLGVAIVSTSHGVMTSKQAKQDNVGGEVLCYVY, encoded by the coding sequence ATGCTTACAGATCCAATTTCAGATTATTTGACCAGAATTAGAAACGCTAGTAGCGCCGGTCATAGGGTGGTAGATATTCCTGCTTCCAATCTTAAAAGACAGATTACTAAAATATTGTTCGACCAAGGATATATTTTGAGTTACAAGTTCGAGGATAACAAAGTTCAGGGAAACATCAAGATTGCCTTGAAATATGACAAGTTTACCAAAGAACCTGTAATAAAGAAATTACAAAGGGTGAGTAAACCTGGACTACGTAAGTATGCAGGTTCAGATGAATTGCCACGAGTGCTTAACGGATTGGGTGTTGCCATCGTCTCAACATCACATGGTGTTATGACAAGCAAGCAAGCTAAGCAAGATAACGTAGGTGGCGAAGTATTGTGCTACGTTTATTAA
- the rplX gene encoding 50S ribosomal protein L24 yields MKLKIKTGDTVKIIAGDHKGTEGKVLKVDREKNKAIVEGANMVSKHEKPSANNPQGGIVKKEAFIHISNLSLIDSKSGEATRVGYELRDGKKVRFSKKSNEVI; encoded by the coding sequence ATGAAGTTGAAAATTAAAACAGGAGATACCGTTAAGATAATCGCAGGTGACCATAAAGGAACCGAAGGTAAAGTGCTTAAGGTTGACCGTGAAAAGAACAAAGCTATCGTAGAAGGGGCCAATATGGTTTCCAAACACGAAAAGCCAAGTGCAAATAACCCTCAAGGCGGAATTGTAAAAAAGGAAGCTTTTATTCATATTTCCAATCTCTCTTTGATCGATTCTAAATCGGGAGAAGCTACAAGAGTGGGGTACGAATTGAGAGATGGAAAAAAAGTTAGGTTTTCTAAAAAATCCAATGAAGTAATTTAG
- the rplB gene encoding 50S ribosomal protein L2 — protein sequence MSVRKLKPITPGQRFRVVNGFDAITTDKPEKSLLAPLKKSGGRNSQGKMTIRHRGGGHKRRYRVIDFKRDKQGVDATIVSIQYDPNRTAFIALVEYKDGEKRYVVAQNGMQVGQKISSGSKSAPEIGNALPLSEIPLGTIISCIELRPGQGAVMARSAGTFAQLMAKDGKFVTIKLPSGETRMILANCLATIGAVSNSDHQLLVSGKAGRSRWLGRRPRTRPVAMNPVDHPMGGGEGRASGGHPRSKNGIPAKGFRTRSKTKDTNRYIIERRKK from the coding sequence ATGTCAGTTAGAAAATTAAAACCGATAACCCCTGGACAGCGTTTTAGAGTAGTGAACGGATTTGACGCCATCACTACTGATAAGCCGGAGAAAAGCTTGCTTGCTCCGTTAAAAAAGTCAGGTGGTAGGAACAGTCAAGGAAAAATGACCATTCGCCATAGAGGTGGTGGACATAAAAGAAGGTATCGTGTTATCGATTTCAAAAGAGATAAACAAGGAGTGGATGCTACCATTGTGTCAATCCAGTACGATCCTAACAGAACTGCATTTATTGCTTTGGTTGAATATAAGGATGGCGAAAAGAGATATGTGGTTGCTCAAAATGGAATGCAGGTAGGTCAGAAAATATCTTCTGGTTCAAAATCTGCTCCAGAAATTGGAAATGCACTTCCATTAAGTGAAATTCCATTGGGTACTATTATTTCATGTATTGAGTTAAGACCCGGTCAAGGTGCCGTTATGGCGCGAAGTGCAGGTACTTTTGCGCAATTAATGGCCAAGGATGGAAAATTTGTCACTATTAAATTGCCATCTGGTGAAACACGTATGATTTTAGCCAATTGTTTGGCTACTATTGGAGCTGTTTCCAATTCTGATCATCAATTGTTGGTATCTGGTAAAGCAGGTAGAAGCAGATGGTTGGGTAGAAGACCAAGAACTAGGCCAGTAGCTATGAACCCTGTTGATCATCCAATGGGTGGTGGTGAAGGTAGAGCCTCAGGTGGTCATCCAAGATCTAAGAACGGTATTCCTGCTAAAGGATTTAGAACACGCTCTAAGACCAAGGATACAAATAGATATATTATAGAACGTAGAAAGAAATAA
- the rplW gene encoding 50S ribosomal protein L23 encodes MSVLIKPIITEKMTADSELFNRYGFYVDPTANKLQIKEAVEATYGVSVEKVRTMNYGPNRKSRYTKTGIQHGKTNSLKKAIVDVAEGDIIDFYSNL; translated from the coding sequence ATGAGTGTGTTGATAAAACCAATCATTACGGAAAAAATGACCGCAGACAGCGAGCTTTTCAATCGTTATGGTTTCTACGTTGACCCAACGGCCAACAAACTTCAGATCAAGGAAGCGGTTGAGGCTACTTATGGTGTTTCTGTGGAAAAGGTAAGAACCATGAATTATGGTCCAAATCGTAAGAGTCGTTATACGAAAACAGGAATCCAGCACGGAAAGACCAATTCCTTGAAAAAGGCAATTGTTGACGTAGCTGAAGGAGATATTATTGATTTTTACAGTAATCTATAA
- the rpsQ gene encoding 30S ribosomal protein S17: MEKRNLRKERIGVVTSNKMEKSIVVAEVKRVKHPMYGKFVLKTKKYVAHDEKNDCNEGDTVKIMETRPLSKTKCWRLVEILERAK, translated from the coding sequence ATGGAAAAAAGAAATTTAAGAAAAGAAAGAATAGGCGTTGTTACAAGCAACAAAATGGAGAAATCTATTGTGGTTGCCGAGGTAAAGCGAGTTAAGCACCCTATGTACGGTAAGTTCGTTTTAAAGACCAAGAAGTATGTTGCCCATGATGAAAAGAATGATTGCAACGAAGGTGATACGGTTAAAATAATGGAAACCAGACCATTGAGTAAGACAAAGTGTTGGAGATTGGTTGAAATCCTTGAAAGAGCTAAATAA
- the rplD gene encoding 50S ribosomal protein L4 has translation MKVAVLDIKGKETGRKVDLSDDVFAIEPNEHAIYLDVKQYLAHQRQGTHKAKERAEIAGSTRKIKKQKGTGTARAGSIKSPIFRGGGRIFGPRPRDYQQKLNKNVKRLARKSALTLKSKEKAVVVVEDFNFEAPKTKDFKAFLSSLGIENKKSLIVLGDSNNNVYLSSRNLERSEVVTNSELSTYKIVNANSVVLTESALEGIESNLKK, from the coding sequence ATGAAGGTTGCAGTTTTAGATATTAAAGGAAAAGAAACAGGAAGAAAGGTGGACCTTTCTGATGATGTTTTCGCCATAGAGCCTAATGAGCATGCCATCTATCTAGATGTGAAGCAATATTTGGCACACCAAAGACAAGGTACGCACAAGGCTAAAGAAAGAGCTGAAATTGCAGGAAGTACCAGAAAGATTAAAAAACAAAAAGGTACGGGTACGGCAAGGGCTGGTAGTATCAAGTCTCCAATATTTAGGGGTGGTGGTAGAATTTTTGGTCCAAGACCAAGAGATTACCAGCAAAAATTGAACAAAAATGTGAAGCGTTTGGCTCGTAAATCTGCACTGACATTAAAATCGAAAGAGAAAGCTGTCGTGGTGGTCGAGGACTTCAACTTTGAAGCTCCAAAGACGAAAGATTTTAAAGCGTTTTTATCGTCTCTTGGAATAGAAAATAAAAAGTCTCTTATCGTGTTGGGCGATTCAAATAATAATGTATATTTGTCGTCGCGCAATTTGGAGCGTTCTGAAGTTGTAACAAACTCAGAATTAAGTACTTACAAGATAGTAAACGCGAATAGTGTGGTGTTGACTGAAAGTGCTTTGGAAGGAATAGAATCGAACCTTAAGAAATAA
- the rplF gene encoding 50S ribosomal protein L6, translating into MSRIGNNPVAIPEGVTVDVNENVVTVKGKLGELSQEFSGVAIKVEEGNVHISRPSDSKEHKAKHGLYRSLVNNMVDGVSKGWTKELELVGVGYRASNQGQKLDLALGFSHNIVLNVAPEVKIETISEKGKNPIVKLTSHDKQLVGQVAAKIRAFRKPEPYKGKGIKFVGEQLRRKAGKSA; encoded by the coding sequence ATGTCTAGAATAGGTAACAATCCAGTTGCAATACCAGAAGGAGTCACTGTAGATGTGAACGAAAATGTGGTTACCGTAAAAGGTAAATTGGGAGAGCTTTCCCAGGAATTTTCAGGAGTTGCTATAAAAGTTGAGGAAGGTAACGTTCATATAAGCCGTCCTTCCGATTCAAAGGAGCACAAGGCTAAGCATGGACTATATCGTTCCTTGGTAAACAATATGGTAGATGGTGTCTCTAAAGGGTGGACAAAAGAATTGGAATTGGTTGGAGTTGGATACCGAGCTAGTAACCAAGGACAAAAATTGGATTTAGCTTTAGGTTTCTCGCACAATATTGTTTTGAATGTTGCACCAGAGGTGAAAATTGAAACTATCTCTGAGAAAGGGAAGAACCCTATTGTGAAATTGACCTCGCACGACAAACAATTGGTAGGTCAAGTTGCTGCCAAAATCAGAGCTTTCCGTAAGCCTGAACCTTACAAAGGAAAGGGAATCAAGTTTGTTGGTGAACAATTGAGAAGAAAAGCAGGTAAATCAGCATAA